A genomic stretch from Rhodomicrobium vannielii ATCC 17100 includes:
- a CDS encoding histidine phosphatase family protein encodes MLLILARHGNTFEAGEKPVWVGARTDLPLTAKGREQAAALGEALKPFAPRIRRIAAGPLARTREHAEIAAATAGLSAPVDIDDRLREIDYGDWEGKSSEEIEASGGAAGLAAWNERGVWPISAGWLPCTYAIDARASALADEATRNAGAGDAALFVTSNGVLRYFLKLVPGAFEAAATDASLKVATGHVCALRLEGDAWSVLLWNVKPGELAALL; translated from the coding sequence ATGCTTCTTATTCTCGCTCGGCATGGCAACACCTTCGAGGCGGGCGAAAAGCCCGTCTGGGTGGGCGCGCGCACCGATCTGCCGCTGACCGCGAAAGGCCGTGAGCAGGCGGCGGCGCTCGGCGAGGCTCTGAAGCCTTTCGCGCCGCGCATCCGTCGCATCGCTGCCGGGCCGCTCGCACGCACGCGCGAGCACGCGGAAATCGCCGCAGCGACCGCTGGCTTGTCCGCGCCTGTGGACATTGACGACCGCCTGCGCGAGATCGACTACGGCGACTGGGAAGGGAAAAGCTCCGAAGAGATCGAGGCCTCCGGTGGCGCGGCCGGGCTTGCGGCGTGGAACGAACGCGGCGTCTGGCCTATCTCCGCCGGATGGCTGCCATGCACTTACGCTATCGACGCGAGGGCGTCGGCGCTGGCCGACGAAGCCACGCGCAATGCCGGGGCAGGCGACGCCGCGCTGTTCGTGACGAGCAACGGCGTCCTGCGCTACTTCCTCAAGCTCGTGCCCGGCGCGTTCGAGGCCGCCGCCACGGACGCCAGCCTCAAGGTCGCGACGGGCCATGTCTGCGCGCTTCGACTTGAAGGCGACGCGTGGAGCGTGCTGCTATGGAACGTGAAACCGGGCGAACTTGCCGCCTTGCTTTAA
- the kdsB gene encoding 3-deoxy-manno-octulosonate cytidylyltransferase produces MTAAIVIPARYASTRFPGKPLCLLSGISMLERVWRIASSVKQASRVVIATDDERIREHALAFGAEVALTSPDCANGTERVHEAVGRAHIREDIILNLQGDAPLTPPWVLEAMIDEMIIDPTPEIVTPAVRLRGPALEEFLAHKKERPATGTTVTFNLRRNALYFSKAVIPHIRTEGHGGIYRHIGLYGYRKAALSRYVSLAPTPLEQTEQLEQLRALENGMTVRIAVVDYRGRTHSSIDAPGDVPVAEAIIAREGELVPTLR; encoded by the coding sequence ACCGCCGCCATCGTCATTCCGGCACGATACGCGTCTACGCGTTTCCCCGGCAAACCGCTGTGCCTCCTTTCCGGCATCTCCATGCTTGAGCGCGTCTGGCGCATAGCGTCGAGCGTGAAGCAGGCGTCGCGCGTGGTCATCGCCACCGACGACGAACGCATCCGCGAGCACGCGCTGGCCTTCGGCGCCGAGGTTGCGCTCACCTCACCCGACTGCGCGAACGGCACTGAGCGCGTGCACGAGGCGGTCGGTCGCGCGCATATCCGCGAGGACATCATCCTGAACCTTCAGGGCGATGCGCCGTTAACGCCGCCCTGGGTGCTGGAAGCGATGATCGACGAGATGATCATCGACCCGACGCCGGAAATCGTGACGCCCGCCGTGCGCCTTCGGGGACCGGCGCTGGAGGAATTCCTTGCCCACAAGAAAGAGCGTCCGGCCACCGGCACGACGGTCACATTCAACCTGCGCCGCAACGCGCTCTACTTCTCGAAGGCCGTAATCCCGCACATCCGCACGGAAGGACACGGCGGGATTTACCGGCACATCGGTCTGTACGGCTATCGCAAGGCCGCGCTCTCGCGCTATGTCTCACTCGCGCCGACGCCGCTCGAACAAACCGAACAGCTTGAGCAGCTCCGCGCGCTGGAAAACGGCATGACGGTGCGCATCGCCGTGGTGGACTATCGCGGCCGAACGCATTCTTCCATCGACGCGCCGGGCGATGTGCCCGTCGCCGAGGCGATCATCGCGCGCGAGGGCGAACTCGTGCCAACGCTGCGCTAG